In Ostrea edulis chromosome 4, xbOstEdul1.1, whole genome shotgun sequence, a single window of DNA contains:
- the LOC125668923 gene encoding craniofacial development protein 2-like encodes MMLCNESRKEAAGLTPFLTPRKTIRLATWNIRTMYEAGRTAQVAKEMKHYNTCLLGLSETRWLQTGQLRLTTRETLLYSGHTTERAPHTKGVGLMLSPEAQRALIGWEPVNSRIITAKFSTKKSKIKLNIIQCYAPTNDTDDEKKDAFYQQLQAVLDKAGKKDMTILMGDFNAKIGADNTGYNEVMGTHGLGYMNENGERFADLCSLNQLVIGGSIFPHKRIHKATWRSPDHFTENQIDHICISKKFRRAWKDVRVMRGADVSSDHHLLMTAVRLRLKKFNNMTNMRTKYVSVLKTKEVRTAFHLSLSNRFQPLQDQLENNDTCS; translated from the coding sequence ATGATGCTGTGCAATGAAAGCCGAAAGGAAGCTGCAGGGCTGACTCCCTTTCTGACACCCAGGAAAACCATCAGACTCGCTACTTGGAACATCAGAACAATGTATGAAGCAGGAAGAACAGCACAAGTTGCAAAGGAGATGAAGCACTACAACACTTGTCTCCTAGGACTGAGTGAGACGAGGTGGCTACAGACAGGACAGTTGAGGCTGACCACCAGAGAAACATTGTTGTATTCAGGACACACCACGGAGAGAGCCCCCCACACCAAAGGTGTAGGCCTGATGCTATCCCCGGAGGCACAACGCGCTCTTATCGGATGGGAACCTGTCAACTCACGGATAATAACAGCTAAGTTCAGCACCAAGAAAAGCAAGATCAAATTGAACATCATCCAGTGTTATGCCCCCACCAACGACACTGATGACGAAAAGAAAGACGCCTTTTACCAGCAACTACAGGCAGTCTTGGATAAAGCAGGGAAGAAAGATATGACAATACTTATGGGCGACTTCAATGCAAAGATTGGAGCTGATAACACTGGCTACAATGAAGTCATGGGCACACATGGACTTGGCTACATGAACGAGAATGGCGAGAGATTTGCAGACCTATGCTCCCTTAACCAGCTTGTAATAGGAGGAAGCATTTTCCCTCATAAACGGATTCACAAGGCCACATGGAGATCCCCTGATCATTTTACAGAAAATCAGATCGACCATATTTGCATCAGCAAGAAATTTCGAAGAGCATGGAAAGATGTCAGGGTGATGAGAGGAGCAGACGTTTCATCAGACCACCATCTGCTGATGACGGCAGTAAGACTACGCCTCAAAAAGtttaacaacatgacaaacatgagGACAAAGTACGTGAGTGTCCTCAAAACAAAGGAAGTGAGGACAGCATTCCACCTCAGCCTGTCCAACAGATTCCAGCCGCTACAAGACCAGCTAGAaaacaatgatacatgtagttaa
- the LOC125671827 gene encoding ATPase family AAA domain-containing protein 5-like, whose product MTDCEVAREVLKMSDEANTPQRSILDFFKTPQKDMMTAKPKGLLGFFCKKENNGAKNAVEINCIGKETPAAKQNMLKKENGGKGEKNKLQKKRKRSTSKDQGSSDDEYRKNDKTSGRKNKLKRKKEELEKAEALGKTNSETRTDTAGSLGNLMERTERQSETAAEGNNGDIIDVDTEPKNEGRTVQMETMEGMGNDSEKESRGMDEEVEGMADENDAGVEVRKDGCSQEREEEQGATVTLEGKKQIDIEKCRTKDKSKEKSCRRSKLRKKVKESGSQETVNKSLNLSDVCANMVDGSVISDGEVNTSQVKVDSGDTEEEIVKENNENETSKQGFVDVSNNVYLDKEVHTENAVRKVTNDKLENSGEVEEESYEHFLLMHNCGSKTMDMVGKEDVCEQMEENLAAKDKMQKGTSKETRENQQTSGSIHSNKAVKKKSGRQPKKAEGLHSTSNSISHSVEIAVSDEGKDGDEKGSVKEVSYADYLITIGEDKSEGNMKAKRSINDLLGKGVESMDSQARDVGLGKSCEDDGADIPMPKQYPSITNFFTKVNRNEISQDTKAKTKSDHMTIKAVVHEQNCQNAKGKEGKSDKKNGVKKLQLSKHKSEDTIQVLSSEIIVIEDKDMDVNCHRSEKCVSQDLTEETELEADDVIDIAEDEKVKKNLFLHSVTAPEKSVKQKMSQATIKFTNKGLQMKKTERDRVEKPLEETCESTTEPNKRKRGRRKGVCKTGNVSTAQLNTTQSNPDSSRTFDDESMEEDFKGSCESLAERRKSLRLKYKVKLVQNTEDGSPIRMKFMRCSKSSSGSSQNELFTPKSKEKARARSVLRKQSKAQKLLEKAKKVKGGKKEARANSKIKITKETRKMKERGIDKELGGRRRSSRLSDRQKSLKEIEIVDLDDEDDDTRDSCYTPTKPSKKLRAQKQTAAKKSTEVKNIAPIFLKKKPKAAVNSPVKKVLDPETEKLKRAFLMSGIPAELKQSITATASNVVASYPPLPRDNHVQQKSESRMWSVENVILKTVAETDLCAQIAQEWHLGTTHRQSVTNSLKTDVHKPLPCEKFKDDILSCLLKETSRACPSFPTQKMYNILKEKQDDDMTEEKDEKSKAKETKGKSEKEKPRRSLRRRKEVIEIIDVGGSPESKADQDKKEDKQENTPLALSWPEKYQPLHSSEIIGNPAIIKKLRAWLIQWKECLDKEAKRAKLMMMKEKKKNQKIIEEEEEEEWWTDDASDFDMDSDSDEEERLCNTAMLTGPLGVGKTATVYALAQELGFKVLEVNASSNRNGKRILAQLQEATQSQQVSKHHFSGTGSPKKLTNNANMDAHSKSKPAVFTNLFRKAANQQCNDAKGTKEKGSVGRKKLKKNKDNDKVEKEQKRRKKGEDLTKTSQQEKKKSVNLSCTSLILFDEVDLVFEAFDKGFWAAVKNFMDSTKIPIILTSNDTTLPQKFEGKFEHYKFKAPSIISTSCYLRLVALVENFRIDWDEIVNLVTLCHSDLRRVLLLLQFWLNSGGGQKVKRPIKNIEPEINQQAYKHLPVNDENSCSQNAVDGLRRETRTKLNSLADDGGDDDDDDFVSIRPITCKRNQVICDDENSNLTPPVIGDQLIDGEKCPAVNVSCLESMLGLPIRNESGILGFLIKTLQDDSGRDEELAIQACQQYLKLKMDLLYDHHLEMLPLNKVTVDTLGPEKKAPSPVKSKRRRIRMTSDLYDSEGSDSEPTNIPEAVPVIEELSKQSEVNSQELVGSLSEFAHYYDSLSFTDTLRSVEESIVGDRNSECGMTEKPQMHEHSELWMQEHASEVRFSIEWKGLHRLHQKLREIHQGLPDQSDERFTVPVLKGRSATLTQGLACPDMRSWNATDKAYRNVLYTLPLSVQGQKSSAMLDYLPYLRSITKDEQIRQAAKLKRRFHHYFDQIGLHLKDQSLEILKLSFS is encoded by the exons ATGACAGATTGTGAAGTAGCCAGAGAA GTCCTGAAGATGTCGGATGAAGCCAACACTCCTCAGAGGTCTATTCTTGACTTCTTCAAAACTCCACAGAAAGATATGATGACAGCAAAACCCAAAGGTCTTCTTGGATTCTTCTGTAAAAAGGAGAATAATGGTGCGAAGAATGCTGTGGAAATAAACTGTATTGGAAAG GAAACCCCTGCTGCAAAACAAAACATGTTGAAGAAAGAAAATGGGGGAAAAGGAGagaaaaacaaacttcaaaagaaaagaaagagaTCAACCTCAAAGGATCAAGGCAGTTCTGACGATGAGTACAGGAAAAATGACAAAACTTCAGGgaggaaaaataaattaaagaggAAGAAGGAAGAACTGGAGAAAGCAGAAGCCCTTGGGAAGACAAATAGTGAAACTAGGACAGACACTGCTGGATCTCTAGGAAACTTGATGGAGAGAACAGAGAGACAAAGCGAGACAGCAGCTGAGGGTAACAATGGGGATATCATTGATGTAGACACAGAGCCGAAAAATGAAGGAAGAACTGTTCAGATGGAAACCATGGAAGGAATGGGCAATGATTCAGAGAAGGAGTCCAGAGGAATGGATGAAGAGGTGGAAGGAATGGCAGATGAAAATGATGCTGGTGTAGAGGTTAGAAAAGATGGCTGCAGCCAAGAGAGGGAAGAGGAACAAGGAGCAACAGTGACTCTAGAGGGAAAAAAACAAATAGACATTGAAAAGTGTAGAACTAAAGACAAGAGTAAGGAAAAGAGTTGTAGGAGGAGTAAACTAAGAAAGAAAGTGAAGGAATCAGGTTCACAAGAAACTGTGAACAAATCATTGAACTTGTCAGATGTTTGTGCTAACATGGTTGATGGTTCAGTCATAAGTGATGGGGAAGTGAATACTAGTCAAGTGAAGGTTGATTCTGGAGACACTGAGGAAGAAATTGTAAAGGAAAATAATGAGAATGAAACCAGCAAACAAGGCTTTGTAGATGTTAGCAATAATGTGTACCTTGATAAGGAAGTTCATACAGAAAATGCTGTGAGAAAAGTTACCAATGACAAGTTGGAAAATTCTGGGGAAGTGGAGGAAGAAAGTTATGAACATTTCTTATTGATGCATAACTGTGGGAGTAAGACTATGGACATGGTAGGAAAGGAAGATGTGTGTGAGCAGATGGAGGAGAATCTTGCTGCCAAGGACAAGATGCAAAAGGGAACTAGTAAGGAAACCAGAGAGAACCAGCAAACAAGTGGGAGTATACACAGTAACAAAGCAGTGAAAAAGAAAAGCGGTCGTCAACCCAAGAAAGCAGAAGGCTTACATTCCACATCCAACAGTATTAGTCATTCAGTTGAAATTGCTGTAAGTGATGAGGGTAAAGATGGTGATGAAAAGGGTAGTGTGAAGGAGGTTAGTTATGCAGACTATTTAATCACCATTGGTGAAGACAAATCAGAGGGCAATATGAAGGCAAAGAGAAGCATTAATGATCTGTTGGGTAAAGGTGTTGAAAGTATGGACTCTCAAGCTCGAGATGTAGGACTCGGCAAATCTTGTGAAGATGATGGAGCAGACATTCCGATGCCGAAACAGTACCCATCCATTACAAACTTCTTCACCAAAgtcaacagaaatgaaatatcTCAAGATACTAAGGCCAAGACAAAATCCGATCACATGACCATCAAAGCTGTAGTTCATGAGCAAAACTGCCAGAATGCAAAGGGAAAGGAAGGAAAAAGTGATAAAAAGAATGGGGTTAAAAAATTACAACTATCAAAACATAAGAGTGAAGATACCATTCAGGTGCTTAGTTCAGAGATTATTGTAATAGAGGATAAAGATATGGATGTCAATTGCCACAGGAGCGAGAAGTGTGTGAGTCAGGATTTAACAGAAGAAACAGAATTAGAAGCAGATGATGTCATAGATATAGCAGAAGATGAAAAGGTCAAGAAAAACTTGTTTTTACACAGTGTTACTGCACCGGAAAAGTCTGTCAAACAGAAAATGTCACAAGCaacaatcaaatttacaaacaaaggtcTGCAAATGAAGAAAACAGAAAGGGATCGTGTAGAAAAACCACTGGAAGAGACATGTGAAAGTACAACAGAGCCAAATAAGAGAAAAAGAGGTCGGCGAAAGGGGGTTTGTAAAACAGGAAATGTCAGTACAGCACAACTCAACACAACTCAGTCGAATCCAGATTCTAGCCGAACTTTTGATGATGAGTCGATGGAAGAAGACTTTAAAGGTTCCTGTGAAAGTCTAGCAGAGAGGAGAAAGTCACTCAGATTAAAATATAAAGTCAAACTTGTACAAAACACAGAGGATGGGTCTCCCATCAGGATGAAATTCATGAG GTGTTCAAAGAGTAGTAGTGGAAGTAGCCAGAATGAATTATTCACTCCAAAGTCTAAAGAAAAGGCCAGAGCAAGG TCAGTTTTGAGAAAGCAAAGTAAAGCTCAGAAGTTACTAGAGAAAGCCAAGAAAGTAAAGGGAGGCAAGAAAGAGGCTCGGGCTAATTCCAAAATTAAAATAACCAAGGAGACAAGAAAGATGAAGGAACGAGGAATTGACAAAGAACTAGGAGGAAGAAGGAGAAGCTCAAG ATTGTCGGACAGACAGAAGAGCCTGAAGGAGATAGAAATTGTGGATTTGGATGATGAGGATGACGACACAAGGGATTCTTGTTACACACCAACCAAACCCAGCAAGAAATTAAGGGCTCAGAAACAAACAGCAGCTAAGAAATCAACAG AGGTGAAGAATATAGCACCCATATTCTTAAAAAAGAAACCTAAGGCTGCAGTGAATAGTCCAGTCAAGAAGGTATTGGATCCTGAAACAGAAAAGTTAAAGCGAGCTTTCTTAATGAGTGGGATCCCTGCAGAACTAAAGCAGAGTATCACTGCTACAGCATCAAATGTAGTGGCCAGTTATCCACCTCTCCCAAGAGACAACCACGTCCAGCAGAAGTCGGAATCCAGGATGTGGAGCGTGGAGAATGTGATTCTGAAGACTGTAGCTGAAACAGATTTGTGTGCACAGATAGCACAGGAATGGCACCTGGGCACCACACACAGACAGTCGGTGACCAACAGTCTCAAaactgatgtacat AAACCATTGCCGTGTGAAAAATTTAAAGATGATATCCTCAGCTGTTTACTGAAGGAGACAAGTCGGGCCTGTCCATCATTTCCCACACAGAAGATGTACAACATTCTGAAGGAGAAGCAGGACGACGACATGACTGAGGAGAAGG ATGAGAAATCGAAGGCAAAGGAAACAAAGGGAAAGTCAGAAAAGGAAAAACCGCGGAGGAGTTTGAGGAGAAGGAAGGAAGTGATAGAGATAATTGATGTAGGAGGCAGTCCGGAATCCAAGGCTGACCAGGACAAGAAAGAAGACAAGCAGGAAAATA CTCCTCTGGCTTTGTCCTGGCCCGAGAAATACCAGCCCCTCCATTCCTCGGAGATCATCGGTAACCCCGCCATCATTAAAAAGCTGAGGGCTTGGCTTATACAGTGGAAAGAGTGTCTGGATAAGGAAGCAAAGAGAGCCAAACTGATGATGATgaaagagaagaagaaaaaccaGAAAATAATAGAAGAAG aggAGGAAGAGGAGTGGTGGACAGATGATGCCAGTGACTTTGACATGGACAGCGATTCTGATGAGGAGGAGAGGCTGTGTAACACTGCCATGTTAACCGGTCCCCTGGGTGTAGGCAAAACAGCCACAGTATATGCTTTAGCACAGGAACTTGGCTTCAAG GTGTTGGAGGTGAATGCCTCGTCCAACAGGAATGGCAAAAGAATTCTGGCCCAGCTTCAAGAAGCAACCCAATCCCAGCAGGTGTCCAAACATCACTTTAGTGGAACAGGTTCTCCCAAGAAACTGACAAACA ATGCAAATATGGACGCACATTCCAAATCCAAACCTGCAGTATTCACCAATTTGTTCAGGAAAGCAGCCAACCAACAATGCAATGATGCAAAGGGTACAAAGGAAAAAGGAAGTGTGGGCAGGAAGAAACTGAAAAAGAACAAAGATAATGACAAAGTGGAGAAAGAACAGAAAAGGAGAAAGAAGGGTGAAGACTTAACGAAGACTTCTCAGCAGGAGAAGAAGAAAAGTGTGAACCTTTCATGTACTTCACTTATCTTGTTCGATGAG GTGGATTTGGTATTTGAAGCTTTTGACAAAGGTTTCTGGGCTGCTGTTAAAAATTTCATGGATTCCACCAAAATTCCCATTATATTGACCAGCAATGATACAACACTACCTCAGAAGTTTGAGGGCAAATTTGAACATTATAAATTCAAAGCACCTTCAATA aTCTCGACCTCCTGCTATTTGAGGCTGGTGGCTTTGGTGGAGAACTTCAGGATAGACTGGGATGAAATCGTAAATCTTGTCACGTTATGCCATTCAGACCTACGCCGAGTATTACTTTTATTGCAGTTTTGGCTTAATTCAGGGGGAGGCCAAAAGGTCAAGAGGCCAATTAAAAACATTGAACCAGAAATAAATCAGCAAGCTTATAAGCACCTGCCAGTTAATGATGAAAATTCCTGTTCTCAGAATGCTGTAGATGGATTAAGAAGGGAAACAAGAACTAAATTGAACTCATTAGCTGATGAtggtggtgatgatgatgacgatgacTTTGTTTCCATTAGACCAATAACATGTAAAAGGAATCAGGTGATCTGTGATGATGAAAATTCCAATCTCACTCCCCCTGTCATTGGAGATCAATTGATAGATGGTGAAAAATGTCCTGCAGTGAATGTCTCTTGTCTAGAAAGTATGCTGGGACTTCCCATCAGGAATGAATCGGGCATTCTGGGATTTCTAATCAAAACTCTTCAG GATGATAGTGGCAGAGATGAAGAGCTTGCCATTCAGGCTTGTCAACAGTATCTGAAGCTGAAAATGGATCTTCTCTATGACCATCATCTGGAGATGTTACCTCTGAACAAAGTCACAGTAGATACTCTGGGACCTGAAAAGAAGGCCCCCTCTCCTGTCAAATCCAAGAGGAGGCGAATTAGAATGACCTCGGATTTGTACGATAGTGAAGGATCGGACAGCGAACCCACTAACATCCCAGAGGCCGTCCCTGTTATTGAAGAGTTGAGTAAACAAAGTGAAGTAAACTCGCAGGAACTCGTCGGGTCACTGAGTGAGTTTGCTCACTATTACGACAGTTTGTCGTTCACCGACACACTGCGGTCGGTGGAGGAGAGTATTGTGGGAGATCGGAACAGTGAGTGTGGAATGACTGAAAAACCACAGATGCATGAACACTCGGAGCTCTGGATGCAAGAACACGCTAGTGAAGTGCGTTTCAGTATAGAGTGGAAAGGTCTTCATAGGCTCCATCAGAAACTGAGGGAAATACATCAGGGTCTGCCAGACCAAAGTGATGAACGATTTACAGTGCCTGTTCTGAAGGGAAGAAGTGCTACCCTAACTCAAGGACTGGCTTGTCCAGATATGAG ATCTTGGAATGCGACTGACAAAGCGTATAGAAATGTGCTATACACTCTGCCCTTGTCAGTCCAGGGCCAGAAATCCTCAGCCATGTTGGATTATCTCCCCTATCTGAGATCTATTACAAAGGATGAACAGATCAGACAAGCAGCTAAACTAAAGAGAAG ATTTCACCACTATTTTGATCAGATAGGACTTCATCTGAAGGATCAAAGTCtagaaattttaaaactgtCTTTCTCATAG